One Brevibacillus choshinensis genomic window carries:
- a CDS encoding LysR family transcriptional regulator — MEWQQLEYFQTLARIQHVTRAAESMSLSQPALSRSIARLEEEVGVPLFDRQGRTIMLNRYGELLLRRVNRILKEWEDGKQELRDLVHPEHGAVSLGFLHTLGTSLIPDLIGAFRTQAPQISFSLMQNHSYSLLEHLDAGELDLCLLAEPTETKMSIQWTPLWSEELFAIVPIGHRLAGAQSIHLEELAGESFISLKKGYALRRTTDKLFEEIGVQPKITFEGEEAATVAGLVAAGLGVSLLPDLHGIDKSKITHIRVREPECHRVIGMALVDGGYLSPAALRFKEFVLAHFGQIEKEAASDLT; from the coding sequence ATGGAGTGGCAACAACTCGAATATTTTCAGACCCTCGCCCGCATCCAGCATGTGACGCGCGCTGCCGAGTCCATGTCCCTCTCCCAGCCGGCTCTCAGCCGTTCCATCGCACGACTGGAGGAAGAGGTAGGAGTCCCACTGTTTGACCGACAGGGACGAACCATTATGCTGAATCGCTACGGGGAGCTGCTGCTTAGGCGAGTCAACCGCATCCTGAAGGAATGGGAGGACGGTAAGCAGGAGCTGCGCGACCTGGTCCATCCCGAGCACGGTGCAGTGTCATTGGGCTTTTTGCATACGCTCGGCACCAGTCTCATCCCTGACCTGATCGGCGCTTTTCGCACGCAAGCACCCCAGATCAGCTTTTCCCTCATGCAAAACCACAGCTATTCGCTTCTCGAGCATTTGGATGCGGGGGAGCTGGATCTGTGCCTGCTCGCCGAACCGACGGAGACGAAGATGTCGATCCAGTGGACGCCGCTCTGGAGCGAGGAGCTTTTCGCCATCGTGCCGATCGGCCACCGCCTGGCAGGAGCGCAGAGCATCCACTTAGAGGAGCTCGCGGGTGAATCCTTCATCTCTTTAAAAAAAGGCTACGCACTGCGCAGGACGACCGACAAGCTGTTTGAGGAAATCGGGGTTCAGCCCAAGATCACATTTGAGGGCGAAGAGGCGGCTACCGTCGCAGGGCTCGTCGCTGCCGGGCTCGGCGTCTCTCTCCTTCCCGACCTGCACGGTATCGATAAAAGCAAAATCACACATATCCGCGTTCGCGAGCCAGAGTGCCACCGGGTCATCGGGATGGCATTGGTCGATGGCGGCTACCTGTCTCCTGCCGCCTTGCGCTTTAAGGAATTTGTTCTCGCTCATTTCGGGCAAATCGAAAAGGAAGCTGCATCGGATCTCACGTAG
- a CDS encoding MFS transporter: protein MGYIQQGTAAFRKSNLAFFAAGFNTFAILYSTQPLLPEFSREFHVSPTMASLSLSVTTIALAVSMLLFGTISEVWGRKPVMIGSMLVASVLSILTACSTSFESLLLFRVIQGIALGGLPSIAMAYLGEEINPSSLGVAMGLYISGNSVGAVSGRIISGMLTDFFNWHVAMGSISVISLVASLIFWLNLPKSQNFHPRAPEVGKLVSSMISHLKDPGMLCLFGIGFLILGSNVALYNYIGYVLTAPPYSLSQTLVGWIFIVFLVGTFSSVWMAKKAEKHGRQKMLLVSLLITLAGACLTLDGHLWIKILGLPILTFGFFGSHSIASSWVGRRALHDKAQASSLYLFFYYAGSSIGGTAGGVFWSSFGWGGVVGMIAGFIVIGFVLAARLAKIPPATASQPQAVNDLSLAK from the coding sequence ATGGGTTACATTCAGCAAGGCACAGCTGCTTTTCGCAAGTCCAACCTTGCCTTTTTTGCGGCCGGCTTCAATACGTTTGCCATCCTGTACAGCACACAGCCGCTGCTGCCGGAATTCAGCCGGGAATTTCACGTGTCGCCGACGATGGCGAGCCTGTCGCTGTCGGTGACGACCATTGCACTGGCTGTCAGCATGCTGCTTTTTGGGACGATATCCGAGGTGTGGGGACGCAAGCCCGTCATGATCGGCTCCATGCTCGTCGCCTCAGTCTTGTCCATTTTGACTGCTTGCAGCACCAGCTTTGAGAGCCTGCTGCTCTTTCGGGTCATTCAAGGAATCGCCTTGGGGGGACTCCCTTCCATCGCCATGGCGTATTTGGGAGAGGAGATCAATCCGTCCAGTCTCGGGGTCGCGATGGGCTTGTACATCAGCGGCAACTCCGTAGGCGCTGTCAGCGGGCGCATTATTTCCGGAATGCTGACTGACTTTTTCAACTGGCATGTTGCGATGGGGTCGATCAGCGTCATCAGCCTAGTCGCGAGTCTGATTTTCTGGTTGAATTTGCCGAAATCGCAAAACTTCCATCCGCGAGCTCCGGAAGTCGGAAAGCTCGTTTCGTCCATGATCAGTCACCTGAAAGATCCGGGGATGCTCTGCTTGTTCGGGATTGGCTTTCTCATTTTAGGCAGCAATGTGGCTTTGTACAATTACATCGGGTACGTGCTGACTGCTCCGCCGTACTCGCTCTCGCAAACGCTCGTGGGCTGGATCTTCATCGTCTTTCTGGTCGGGACGTTCAGCTCAGTGTGGATGGCCAAAAAGGCCGAGAAGCACGGGCGGCAAAAAATGCTGCTGGTCTCGCTGCTCATCACGCTGGCAGGCGCTTGCCTGACCCTTGACGGACATTTGTGGATCAAAATTTTGGGTCTGCCGATCCTGACCTTCGGATTTTTCGGCAGCCATTCGATTGCGAGCAGCTGGGTGGGACGGCGTGCCCTGCACGATAAAGCCCAAGCCTCTTCGCTGTATCTGTTCTTTTACTACGCAGGCTCCAGCATTGGCGGAACGGCAGGAGGCGTCTTCTGGTCTTCCTTTGGCTGGGGAGGCGTCGTGGGAATGATCGCAGGCTTCATCGTGATCGGTTTCGTCCTCGCAGCCCGTTTGGCAAAAATCCCGCCTGCGACCGCCAGCCAGCCGCAGGCAGTGAACGATCTTTCGTTAGCGAAATAA
- a CDS encoding Na+/H+ antiporter, whose translation MEILLMVLVLLLLIGVSNVIQRFVPFIPVPLVQIALGIAAAFLPGLHHVPLNPELFMVLFIAPLLFNDGKITPRDELWKLRTYILLLALGLVFATVLLAGPFIQWLIPAIPLSAAFALAAILSPTDAVAVGSIAGRIKLPKKIMRLLEGEALMNDASGLVAFNFAIAATVTGYFSLPEAIGSFLVIALGGLIIGAVLGFAVVWLRLFLRRLGIEDVTLHMLIIILTPFIIYIAAEECHVSGILAVVAAGVVHAIERDRVESASVRLRIVSDSTWSVILFSLNGLVFLLLGLEIPGVVSKIWEDPAYRNGQVIGYIFLITAVLMILRFLVVWARDRQLRSTVITALSGVRGALTLAAAFSIPMVLADGSPFPERDLILFICAGVILLTLISASIFLPLLARKSEDAGEHAENRAEIERNARIRVLDAGLRTVREETNEENKQEGAELIGEYTRRLQQTRFEGTADLGQAWRAMVGVRLEALKAERGVGERWLREERVTPQIAAYFRASLNRIELVLTNRVKIKLLFMLAWSSVRRLLKGKNRIPSVITPADPQWGSYKELKLEAIQTAIGKLKELQTEENRDAVLTVLADYRAMALQYQNNKRRSGSRRHMSLQRKELELKAIQSERNEIQTMYEQGDIDRHFAGKLRLDVNYREASLFESQEGH comes from the coding sequence ATGGAGATTTTATTGATGGTGCTCGTGCTGCTGCTGCTCATTGGCGTCTCCAATGTCATCCAGCGCTTCGTACCTTTCATTCCCGTGCCACTCGTTCAGATTGCTCTCGGGATTGCAGCCGCGTTTCTGCCCGGCCTTCATCACGTCCCCCTGAATCCTGAGTTATTCATGGTACTGTTCATCGCTCCATTGCTCTTTAACGATGGAAAAATCACTCCCCGCGATGAACTGTGGAAGCTTAGAACCTACATTTTGCTTTTAGCACTCGGCCTCGTATTCGCCACCGTGCTTTTGGCAGGCCCATTCATTCAATGGCTGATTCCCGCCATCCCTCTATCTGCGGCTTTCGCACTCGCTGCGATCCTTTCACCGACTGATGCAGTGGCGGTAGGCTCGATCGCAGGTCGCATCAAACTGCCCAAAAAGATCATGCGGCTGCTTGAAGGCGAAGCGTTGATGAACGACGCCTCCGGGCTGGTCGCGTTCAACTTTGCCATCGCAGCTACCGTGACGGGTTATTTCTCGCTGCCCGAGGCGATCGGAAGCTTTCTGGTGATTGCGCTTGGCGGTTTGATCATCGGCGCTGTACTCGGCTTTGCAGTCGTCTGGCTGCGGCTGTTCCTGCGGCGCCTCGGGATCGAGGACGTCACGCTGCACATGCTGATCATCATCCTCACCCCGTTCATCATCTATATCGCTGCGGAAGAATGTCATGTGTCGGGCATTTTGGCTGTCGTCGCAGCCGGCGTCGTTCATGCGATCGAGAGAGACCGAGTGGAATCCGCCTCCGTTCGCCTCCGAATCGTGTCCGATAGCACCTGGTCTGTCATCCTCTTCTCGCTGAACGGGCTTGTCTTCCTCCTGCTCGGGCTCGAAATCCCGGGCGTCGTGTCGAAAATATGGGAAGATCCTGCTTACCGGAACGGTCAAGTCATCGGCTACATCTTTTTGATTACTGCTGTCCTGATGATCTTGCGCTTCCTCGTGGTATGGGCGAGAGATCGTCAACTTCGCTCTACCGTGATCACCGCACTCTCTGGCGTCCGCGGAGCCCTGACGCTGGCTGCTGCCTTCTCCATCCCGATGGTATTGGCTGATGGCAGTCCCTTTCCGGAGCGAGATCTGATCCTCTTCATCTGCGCAGGGGTCATCCTGCTTACGCTGATTTCCGCCAGCATCTTTCTGCCTTTGCTCGCTCGAAAATCGGAAGACGCCGGTGAGCACGCCGAGAATCGGGCCGAAATCGAACGGAACGCCCGAATCCGCGTGCTGGATGCCGGTCTGCGTACCGTTCGCGAGGAAACGAACGAGGAAAACAAGCAAGAGGGAGCCGAACTGATCGGCGAGTATACCCGACGCCTGCAACAAACGAGGTTCGAAGGAACTGCCGACCTCGGGCAAGCCTGGCGAGCAATGGTCGGCGTCCGCCTGGAGGCGCTGAAGGCGGAACGGGGGGTCGGCGAGCGCTGGCTGCGGGAAGAGCGCGTTACCCCCCAGATCGCCGCTTATTTCCGAGCATCGCTGAACCGGATCGAGCTGGTGCTGACCAATCGGGTAAAGATCAAGCTCCTGTTCATGCTGGCGTGGTCTTCTGTGCGTCGCCTGTTAAAAGGGAAAAATCGCATCCCGAGCGTCATCACGCCTGCTGATCCGCAGTGGGGCAGCTACAAGGAATTGAAGCTGGAAGCCATCCAGACCGCGATCGGCAAGCTGAAAGAGCTGCAGACAGAGGAAAACCGGGATGCTGTCCTCACGGTGCTGGCCGATTATCGGGCCATGGCCCTGCAATACCAAAACAACAAACGCCGAAGCGGCTCCCGACGCCATATGAGCTTGCAGCGAAAAGAGCTGGAGCTCAAGGCGATCCAATCGGAGCGTAACGAAATTCAAACCATGTATGAACAGGGAGACATCGATCGTCATTTCGCAGGAAAGCTTCGTCTCGACGTCAATTACCGGGAAGCGAGCCTGTTTGAGTCTCAGGAAGGACATTGA
- a CDS encoding GntP family permease: MPLVITLISIVLLLILITRFKVNPFVSLLLAAGFVGIASGMPLVKVVDSIKDGMGGTLGFIAIVLALGTMLGKMMAESGGAERIARTLINRFGEKNVHWAMMFVAFIVGIPVFFQVGFVLLIPLVFTIARQTGVSLIKIGIPLIAGLSIVHGIVPPHPAAMAAVDLFQADVGKTIMLSIIVALPSAIIAGPLYGTWISKRVKTSISPELASQLSEPKDERDLPSFGITVFTVLLPVLLMLLATIADVNLPKEDMLRQWADFIGNPITSLLIAVIISFWTLGFNRGFTKDDILKFTNDCLAPTATILLVIGAGGAFNKVLLNSGVGDYIAELATASAISPIFLGWLIAALIRVATGSATVSMMTAAGIVGPIALQIPGTSPELLVLATGSGSLILSHVNDSGFWLIKEYFNMSVQDTLKTWTVMETILSVVAIILIMALSLVI, from the coding sequence ATGCCTTTAGTCATTACGCTGATTTCCATCGTATTGCTGCTTATTCTCATCACCCGCTTTAAAGTGAACCCGTTCGTCTCCCTGCTGCTCGCTGCCGGATTTGTAGGTATCGCATCCGGCATGCCGCTCGTCAAAGTTGTCGATTCGATCAAAGATGGCATGGGCGGAACCCTCGGATTTATCGCCATCGTGCTCGCCTTGGGGACCATGCTTGGTAAAATGATGGCAGAATCAGGCGGTGCGGAGCGAATTGCCCGTACGCTGATCAACCGGTTTGGCGAGAAAAACGTCCATTGGGCCATGATGTTCGTCGCCTTTATTGTCGGGATTCCGGTATTTTTCCAGGTCGGCTTTGTCCTTTTGATTCCGCTCGTCTTTACGATCGCTCGTCAAACGGGGGTATCCCTCATCAAAATCGGGATTCCCTTGATTGCCGGCCTGTCCATCGTGCACGGCATTGTTCCTCCGCACCCTGCTGCGATGGCTGCGGTCGATCTGTTCCAAGCGGACGTCGGGAAAACCATCATGCTGTCGATCATCGTCGCGCTGCCTTCTGCGATCATCGCGGGCCCGCTCTACGGCACCTGGATCAGCAAGCGCGTCAAAACAAGCATTTCGCCTGAGCTCGCCTCTCAGCTTAGCGAGCCAAAGGATGAGCGTGATCTTCCCAGCTTCGGCATCACGGTCTTTACCGTCTTGCTGCCGGTACTGCTCATGCTGCTCGCGACCATCGCGGATGTGAATTTACCGAAAGAAGACATGCTTCGCCAGTGGGCAGACTTCATCGGAAATCCGATTACGTCCCTCTTGATCGCCGTCATCATTTCATTCTGGACGCTCGGTTTCAATCGTGGGTTTACCAAGGATGACATCCTGAAATTCACCAACGATTGTCTGGCTCCGACGGCTACGATTCTGCTCGTCATCGGTGCGGGTGGTGCTTTCAACAAAGTGCTGCTCAACAGCGGTGTGGGCGACTACATCGCAGAATTGGCCACGGCATCCGCTATTTCCCCGATCTTTTTGGGATGGCTGATTGCTGCTCTGATCCGGGTCGCAACAGGGTCTGCTACGGTATCCATGATGACTGCAGCAGGTATCGTCGGACCCATCGCCCTGCAAATCCCGGGTACAAGCCCCGAGCTGCTCGTGCTCGCGACCGGATCCGGATCTCTGATTCTGTCCCACGTCAACGACTCTGGTTTTTGGCTCATCAAGGAATATTTCAATATGTCCGTTCAGGATACGCTCAAGACCTGGACGGTGATGGAGACGATCCTTTCCGTTGTCGCCATCATCCTGATCATGGCCCTGTCTTTGGTCATCTGA
- a CDS encoding gluconokinase yields MKQTYFIGLDIGTTSTKAIVFTPSGAVRGIGNVDYPLLVPQPSWAEQDPETIFAAVISALKAAIEKADVDKHDIGGIGFSTAMHSLIAVDHHGSPLSHSIIWADNRSTAQTERLKQDGVGHRIYLATGTPIHPMSPLPKIMWLREQAPDTFRRAAKFISIKEYVIHRLFGQYVVDYSIASATGLFNLRKLDWDEEALHVAGITKQQLSEPVPTTHIVRGMKIRYAEEIGLDVDTPFVVGASDGVLANLGIGAIDPGQVAITIGTSGAVRTVVPEPITDPKGRTFCYVLTENHWVIGGPSNNGGIMLRWFRDEFSWPEVERAKQMGVDPYDVMIEAAEHVSAGAEGLLFLPFLSGERAPYWNAQARGSFFGIGLHHKREHFIRAVLEGILFSVYSIGIALRDLAGGATEIRASGGFARSRQWRQIMSDMFGYEVLIPESHESSSFGAALLAMHALGALNNLHDVKSLIHISHRHEPNLEYSSTYLQLFYIYERVYYNLLQEYKLIADFQKQLHK; encoded by the coding sequence ATGAAGCAAACCTATTTTATCGGACTGGACATCGGGACGACGAGCACCAAGGCGATCGTCTTCACGCCATCGGGCGCGGTACGAGGTATCGGCAATGTCGATTATCCCTTGCTCGTTCCCCAGCCGTCTTGGGCGGAGCAGGATCCGGAAACGATCTTTGCCGCCGTCATTTCAGCCCTGAAAGCAGCGATTGAAAAGGCTGATGTAGACAAGCACGACATCGGCGGGATTGGTTTTTCTACCGCCATGCATAGCCTCATCGCCGTCGATCACCATGGAAGCCCCCTGTCTCACAGCATCATCTGGGCAGATAACCGCAGTACGGCCCAAACAGAACGGCTGAAGCAGGACGGAGTCGGACACCGCATCTACCTCGCTACCGGGACGCCGATCCATCCGATGTCGCCGCTGCCCAAAATCATGTGGCTGCGCGAACAAGCTCCTGATACGTTCCGCAGGGCTGCCAAATTCATCTCCATCAAGGAGTATGTCATCCATCGGCTCTTTGGACAGTACGTAGTGGATTACTCCATCGCCTCGGCAACGGGACTGTTCAATTTGCGCAAGCTCGATTGGGACGAAGAAGCCTTGCACGTGGCTGGCATCACCAAGCAGCAGCTAAGCGAGCCTGTGCCGACCACCCATATTGTGCGTGGCATGAAAATTCGCTACGCCGAGGAAATCGGCCTCGATGTGGATACGCCGTTTGTGGTCGGTGCCAGCGACGGAGTCCTCGCCAATCTGGGAATTGGCGCCATCGATCCCGGGCAGGTCGCCATCACTATCGGAACGAGCGGAGCCGTACGCACGGTGGTTCCTGAGCCCATCACGGATCCAAAGGGCCGCACGTTTTGTTACGTGCTCACCGAAAACCACTGGGTGATCGGCGGACCTTCGAACAACGGCGGGATCATGCTTCGCTGGTTCCGTGACGAATTCAGCTGGCCGGAGGTGGAGCGAGCCAAGCAGATGGGGGTCGATCCGTACGATGTCATGATCGAGGCTGCCGAGCACGTATCCGCAGGCGCTGAAGGTCTCTTGTTTCTCCCCTTCCTCTCCGGCGAACGCGCACCTTACTGGAATGCCCAGGCACGCGGTTCTTTTTTCGGAATCGGACTGCATCACAAGCGAGAGCATTTCATCCGGGCTGTGCTCGAAGGCATCCTGTTCTCCGTCTACAGCATCGGTATCGCCCTGCGTGATCTGGCCGGCGGAGCGACCGAGATCCGAGCCTCGGGAGGCTTTGCCCGCTCCCGGCAATGGAGACAAATCATGTCCGATATGTTCGGCTACGAGGTACTGATTCCAGAAAGCCATGAAAGCTCCAGCTTCGGCGCGGCACTGCTCGCCATGCACGCCTTGGGTGCCTTGAACAATCTCCATGATGTCAAGAGCTTGATTCATATCTCCCATCGGCATGAGCCGAATCTGGAATACTCCAGCACGTACTTGCAGCTCTTTTACATTTACGAGCGTGTCTATTACAACCTGCTCCAGGAATACAAGCTCATCGCAGACTTCCAAAAGCAGCTGCACAAATAG
- a CDS encoding MurR/RpiR family transcriptional regulator, with product MADHSTHAPPSVLTQLRAIYSQLSGKEKQIADYILEHASNVVHLSITELADQSQCADATVFRLCRRLGFRGYQAFKIALASEMTNPKQSIYQEINLDDDDLGSIADKIFTANIETLRDTQQIIDKDALMKIVGCLEQARRIEFYGSGGSAAIAQDAYHKFMRTGIPCIHHSDAHYQVMSASLLSEGDVAVGISHSGSNEDILEALRVAKEAGAKTIGITSYGKSPLVRLADICLYTTSRETVFRTEALSSRLAQLSLIDLLYVAVSLRRQEQTILNIQHIREAISLKRL from the coding sequence TTGGCCGATCATTCTACTCATGCCCCACCCAGCGTGCTCACTCAGCTGCGTGCCATTTACTCACAACTGAGCGGCAAAGAGAAGCAAATTGCCGACTACATCTTAGAACATGCAAGCAACGTCGTACACTTGTCGATTACCGAGCTGGCCGATCAGAGCCAATGTGCGGATGCGACCGTTTTTCGTCTGTGCCGCCGCCTCGGATTTCGGGGATATCAGGCCTTTAAGATCGCGCTGGCGAGCGAAATGACCAATCCCAAGCAATCCATCTACCAGGAAATCAACCTCGATGATGATGATCTGGGCTCGATCGCCGATAAAATTTTCACGGCCAACATCGAGACCCTGCGAGATACCCAGCAAATCATTGACAAGGACGCGCTGATGAAGATCGTGGGATGCCTGGAACAGGCGCGGCGCATCGAATTTTACGGATCGGGCGGCTCGGCAGCGATCGCCCAGGACGCCTATCACAAGTTTATGCGGACAGGCATCCCCTGTATCCATCACTCCGACGCCCATTATCAGGTCATGTCCGCCTCTCTCCTGTCGGAAGGGGATGTGGCTGTCGGGATCTCCCATTCGGGCTCGAACGAGGATATTCTGGAAGCACTTCGGGTCGCAAAAGAGGCTGGCGCCAAAACGATCGGGATCACCAGCTACGGGAAGTCCCCGCTCGTACGCCTGGCTGACATCTGTCTCTACACGACTTCTCGTGAAACCGTATTCCGTACGGAAGCACTCTCCTCCAGACTCGCCCAGCTGAGTCTGATCGACCTCCTCTACGTCGCGGTGTCCTTGCGCCGCCAAGAGCAGACCATCCTCAACATCCAGCACATCCGAGAGGCCATCTCGCTCAAACGCCTGTGA
- the gnd gene encoding phosphogluconate dehydrogenase (NAD(+)-dependent, decarboxylating) produces MKLAILGLGKMGYNLTLNLLSHKHDVVAYDVEPKRADELGREGAIPAYSIEDVVSKLEAPRVIWLMVPAGDIVDELVDKLSGLLSAGDIVIDGGNSHYKQSLARYARLQEKGIHFLDAGTSGGMEGARRGACMMIGGDREAFAHIEPMIRDINVPNGYLYAGEAGSGHFLKMIHNGIEYGMMQAIGEGFEVLEKSPYNYDFAEVARVWANGSVIRGWLMDLTERAFRKDAKLDEIRGVMHSSGEGKWTLETALDLQAATPVIAMSLLMRYRSLEEDTFHGKVVAALRNEFGGHAVEKK; encoded by the coding sequence ATGAAACTGGCGATACTGGGATTGGGCAAGATGGGCTACAACCTGACATTGAATTTGCTTTCCCACAAGCATGATGTTGTAGCCTACGATGTAGAACCGAAGCGGGCAGATGAACTGGGACGCGAAGGAGCCATTCCTGCTTATTCCATCGAGGATGTCGTCTCCAAGCTGGAGGCGCCGCGCGTCATCTGGCTGATGGTGCCGGCCGGTGATATCGTGGATGAGCTGGTGGACAAGCTATCCGGGTTGCTTTCTGCAGGAGATATCGTCATCGACGGAGGCAATTCTCACTACAAGCAGTCCCTTGCGCGCTATGCGCGTTTGCAGGAAAAAGGCATTCACTTTCTGGATGCAGGAACGAGCGGCGGCATGGAAGGAGCTCGGCGCGGGGCTTGCATGATGATCGGCGGCGACCGGGAAGCGTTTGCTCACATCGAGCCGATGATTCGAGACATCAACGTGCCGAACGGCTATTTGTACGCAGGGGAAGCGGGCAGCGGGCACTTCCTGAAGATGATTCACAACGGGATCGAATACGGCATGATGCAGGCGATCGGGGAAGGATTTGAGGTGCTGGAAAAAAGCCCGTACAACTACGATTTCGCAGAAGTAGCCCGCGTCTGGGCAAATGGCTCGGTGATCCGCGGCTGGCTGATGGATTTGACAGAGCGCGCATTCCGCAAAGATGCGAAGCTGGATGAAATCCGCGGGGTCATGCATTCTTCCGGCGAAGGCAAATGGACGCTGGAAACGGCCCTCGACCTGCAGGCTGCGACGCCTGTGATCGCCATGTCCCTGTTGATGCGCTACCGCTCCCTCGAGGAAGATACGTTCCATGGCAAAGTCGTGGCGGCGCTGCGCAATGAATTTGGCGGACACGCGGTGGAAAAGAAGTAG
- a CDS encoding YwqG family protein: protein MIEHVKALIQRLGLQNMEENILAHLHECIHVQPAKSEAQAVGKSRLGGSPDLPPGWTYPTFHDEPLVFIGQLNLAEIQAIGVPNELPGHGLLYFFYEAAEQSVYGELTDRDGWRVLFFDGDFSTLKPVPYPGDHPNGTLPANDMLLRKGLSLHSDGITVPDKLWDTYYDEFLPSFSEINGSYVCNHQILGHPHNIQGDVFEEIDYFRNVESGGPYTLLLQVDTDETNLNVMWGDVGTIYFVITNDDLRARKFDNCYFSYQCC, encoded by the coding sequence ATGATCGAGCACGTAAAAGCATTGATTCAGAGGCTTGGCCTGCAGAACATGGAGGAGAACATCCTCGCCCATCTGCACGAATGCATCCATGTACAGCCGGCCAAATCCGAAGCGCAAGCAGTGGGAAAAAGCCGGTTGGGTGGAAGTCCGGACCTGCCTCCCGGATGGACCTATCCCACTTTTCATGATGAGCCGCTTGTTTTCATCGGGCAGCTCAACCTCGCGGAAATCCAGGCGATAGGAGTCCCGAATGAGCTTCCCGGGCACGGACTCCTCTATTTCTTTTACGAAGCGGCCGAACAATCCGTCTATGGGGAGCTCACTGATCGCGATGGTTGGCGGGTCCTGTTCTTTGATGGTGATTTCTCCACCCTGAAGCCCGTTCCCTATCCCGGCGACCATCCAAACGGAACGCTTCCTGCCAATGATATGCTCCTGCGCAAAGGACTCTCCCTGCACTCCGACGGGATCACGGTGCCAGATAAATTATGGGACACTTACTATGACGAGTTTCTACCGTCCTTCTCCGAAATCAACGGCTCCTATGTTTGCAATCATCAGATACTGGGGCATCCCCACAACATCCAAGGCGACGTGTTTGAGGAAATCGATTACTTCCGGAATGTGGAATCCGGTGGCCCCTATACATTGCTGCTCCAGGTAGATACGGATGAAACGAACCTGAACGTCATGTGGGGAGATGTCGGGACGATCTATTTCGTGATCACGAATGATGACTTGCGTGCGAGGAAGTTTGATAACTGCTATTTTTCGTATCAGTGCTGCTAA
- a CDS encoding SRPBCC family protein produces MSKTIDLVITRTFDAPRELVFQAFTQAEHLQHWWGPKGTNLSVAKLDVRPGGIFHYSMETPDGHKLWGKFVYREIDVPEKIVFSNSFSDEEGNIIRAPFSETWPLEVLNTWTFTEDNGKTILTLHGVPWNATEEELQNFADMHGSMHQGFGGTFDQLDAYLARL; encoded by the coding sequence ATGTCCAAAACCATTGATCTCGTAATCACCCGCACATTTGACGCGCCACGTGAGCTCGTTTTCCAAGCTTTTACCCAAGCGGAGCACCTGCAGCATTGGTGGGGGCCAAAAGGTACGAACCTGAGTGTCGCCAAGCTGGATGTTCGCCCGGGTGGAATCTTCCATTACAGCATGGAAACGCCTGATGGGCATAAACTGTGGGGGAAATTCGTTTATCGGGAAATCGATGTCCCTGAAAAGATCGTCTTTTCGAACTCCTTTTCTGATGAGGAAGGCAACATCATCCGCGCTCCCTTCAGCGAGACGTGGCCGCTAGAAGTCCTGAATACGTGGACATTCACTGAGGATAATGGCAAGACGATCCTCACACTCCACGGCGTGCCATGGAACGCTACCGAAGAAGAATTGCAAAACTTTGCGGATATGCACGGCAGCATGCATCAAGGCTTTGGCGGTACCTTTGACCAGCTGGATGCCTACCTGGCTCGACTGTAG
- a CDS encoding DoxX family protein: MKKITVIYWIFTVLMVALMGLGSIPDIMSSPDAVALFQHLGYPAYLLPFIGVAKLLGVAAILTPGFPRVKEWAYAGFVIDLTGAMYSSLAVGDPPSGLLFFLIGYIIIGGSYVYHHKRCKAAGALSLSK, translated from the coding sequence ATGAAAAAAATAACAGTGATTTACTGGATCTTCACCGTACTTATGGTCGCCTTAATGGGCTTGGGTTCGATCCCTGATATCATGTCCAGCCCCGACGCCGTCGCCTTGTTCCAGCATTTGGGTTATCCCGCCTATCTTCTCCCGTTTATCGGCGTCGCGAAATTGCTGGGTGTGGCAGCCATCCTGACTCCCGGATTTCCACGTGTAAAGGAATGGGCGTATGCCGGTTTCGTGATCGATTTGACCGGCGCTATGTACTCGAGTCTCGCGGTAGGTGATCCGCCCAGCGGTCTGCTGTTCTTCCTCATCGGGTACATCATCATCGGCGGATCCTATGTCTATCACCACAAAAGATGCAAAGCTGCTGGTGCTTTGAGCCTCTCAAAGTAA